The following coding sequences are from one Rhineura floridana isolate rRhiFlo1 chromosome 2, rRhiFlo1.hap2, whole genome shotgun sequence window:
- the RAD9A gene encoding cell cycle checkpoint control protein RAD9A, whose amino-acid sequence MKCIVTGGNVKALGKAVHSLSRIGDEIYVEPLQEGLSLRTVNASRSAYACFLFAPLFFQHYQVGESGSDSDAGGFRCKVLMKSFLAVFRSLPTLEKTVEKCLILLSSRASRFRVQLHCKYGVVKTHDLSFQECESLQAVFDTGQCAHALRAPPRLLADAVVHFPLTLAEVTLAASPAGKVTFCSYLEEETEPSRMMVTELCLSEDEFQAFHVKEETQVTFCLKEFRGLLSFAESSNLPLNIHFDIPGRPAIFTVEDPVLDVHLVLATLSEPDRESSQKTSSTPKPFAPAYDFTSDDMDAYMIAMETTGDGAERAEAPPSPTFPTRRTNSDTRESESDHEGTVPGTPPQKRFRSLFFGSVLSPSQTLVYPSSSQEVLAEDSEGEA is encoded by the exons ATGAAGTGCATAGTTACTGGGGGCAATGTGAAAG CCCTGGGGAAAGCAGTACACTCTCTCTCCCGCATTGGAGATGAAATCTACGTTGAGCCGCTACAGGAAGGG CTCTCCTTGCGTACCGTCAATGCATCTCGCTCAGCCTATGCCTGCTTCCTGTTTGCCCCACTCTTCTTCCAGCACTACCAAGTGGGGGAATCAGGATCTGACTCGGATGCAGGGGGCTTCCGATGCAAAGTGCTCATGAAG TCTTTCCTGGCTGTCTTCCGCTCACTCCCCACCCTGGAGAAAACTGTGGAAAAATGTCTGATCTTGCTAAGCTCCCGGGCTAGCCGGTTCCGTGTGCAGCTGCATTGCAaatatg GTGTTGTCAAGACCCATGACTTGTCATTCCAGGAGTGTGAATCGCTACAGGCAGTCTTTGACACAGGGCAGTGTGCCCATGCTCTGCGTGCCCCTCCCAG GCTATTGGCGGATGCTGTGGTGCATTTTCCACTGACCCTGGCTGAGGTGACCCTGGCCGCCAGCCCTGCTGGGAAGGTGACCTTCTGCAGTTACCTGGAAGAAGAGACAG AGCCTAGCCGGATGATGGTGACAGAGCTCTGTTTGAGTGAGGACGAGTTCCAAGCCTTCCATGTCAAGGAAGAGACACAAGTCACTTTCTGCCTCAAGGAATTCCGG GGCCTTCTGAGTTTCGCCGAGTCCTCAAATCTTCCCCTTAACATCCACTTTGACATTCCTGGCAG GCCAGCTATCTTCACTGTGGAAGACCCTGTGCTGGACGTGCACCTGGTCCTGGCCACACTGTCAGAGCCAGATAGAGAGAGCTCACAGAAGACGAGCAG CACACCCAAGCCCTTTGCCCCAGCTTACGATTTCACCAGTGATGACATGGATGCCTACATGATAGCCATGGAAACCACAGGTGATGgcgcagagagagcagaagcacCTCCCAGCCCCACCTTCCCCACACGGCGCACCAATTCTGATACAAGGGAATCGGAGAGCGACCACGAGGGGACAGTGCCTGGCACGCCGCCACAAAAAAGG